The Siniperca chuatsi isolate FFG_IHB_CAS linkage group LG7, ASM2008510v1, whole genome shotgun sequence genome includes a window with the following:
- the lipt2 gene encoding putative lipoyltransferase 2, mitochondrial isoform X1 — translation MQGSRPVVEVVRLGLVSYQEALRLQQVYVNRHRSGPAHALLLCQHPPVYTTGIRHKPYPAPLLDRLRLLGADVHRTNRGGLITFHGPGQLVCYPVLNLTSFKKSVRWYVCELEKTVISVCGRFGIEASTSPHTGVWVGDRKICAIGTTSAPGASCGNTFVTPALGIHCGRYVTSHGLALNCNTDMSWFGHIVPCGIEGKGVTSVSAELQRDVGVEDAIPHLLDAFRDQFNCQLTDGQTPETDPDSGASSA, via the exons ATGCAGGGCAGCAGGCCGGTGGTGGAGGTGGTCCGTCTGGGCCTGGTCTCCTACCAGGAGGCTCTGCGGCTGCAGCAGGTCTATGTGAACCGGCACCGGTCCGGTCCAGCTCACGCTCTGTTGCTGTGTCAGCACCCGCCGGTCTACACCACCGGCATCCGCCACAAACCTTACCCCGCCCCGCTGCTGGACCGCCTCCGCCTGCTGGGAGCGGACGTCCACCGAACCAACCGAGGAGGACTCATTACCTTCCACGGGCCGGGACAGCTGGTCTGCTACCCGGTCCTCAACCTGACCAGCTTCAAGAAG AGTGTTCGCTGGTACGTCTGCGAGCTGGAGAAGACCGTCATCTCCGTCTGCGGCAGGTTTGGTATAGAAGCGTCGACGTCTCCTCACACTGGAGTCTGGGTCGGAGACAGGAAGATCTGCGCCATCGGTACGACTTCTGCGCCCGGGGCCTCGTGCGGGAACACTTTCGTAACTCCTGCTTTAG GAATCCACTGCGGTCGATACGTCACGTCTCACGGCTTGGCTCTGAACTGCAACACCGACATGTCGTGGTTCGGCCACATCGTACCGTGCGGCATCGAAGGTAAAGGAGTGACGTCGGTGAGCGCCGAGCTGCAGAGAGACGTCGGCGTGGAGGACGCCATCCCTCACCTGCTGGACGCCTTCAGAGATCAGTTCAACTGTCAGCTGACAGACGGACAAACACCTGAAACGGATCCGGACAGTGGAGCATCATCAGCGTAG
- the lipt2 gene encoding putative lipoyltransferase 2, mitochondrial isoform X2, with protein sequence MQGSRPVVEVVRLGLVSYQEALRLQQVYVNRHRSGPAHALLLCQHPPVYTTGIRHKPYPAPLLDRLRLLGADVHRTNRGGLITFHGPGQLVCYPVLNLTSFKKSVRWYVCELEKTVISVCGRFGIEASTSPHTGVWVGDRKICAIGIHCGRYVTSHGLALNCNTDMSWFGHIVPCGIEGKGVTSVSAELQRDVGVEDAIPHLLDAFRDQFNCQLTDGQTPETDPDSGASSA encoded by the exons ATGCAGGGCAGCAGGCCGGTGGTGGAGGTGGTCCGTCTGGGCCTGGTCTCCTACCAGGAGGCTCTGCGGCTGCAGCAGGTCTATGTGAACCGGCACCGGTCCGGTCCAGCTCACGCTCTGTTGCTGTGTCAGCACCCGCCGGTCTACACCACCGGCATCCGCCACAAACCTTACCCCGCCCCGCTGCTGGACCGCCTCCGCCTGCTGGGAGCGGACGTCCACCGAACCAACCGAGGAGGACTCATTACCTTCCACGGGCCGGGACAGCTGGTCTGCTACCCGGTCCTCAACCTGACCAGCTTCAAGAAG AGTGTTCGCTGGTACGTCTGCGAGCTGGAGAAGACCGTCATCTCCGTCTGCGGCAGGTTTGGTATAGAAGCGTCGACGTCTCCTCACACTGGAGTCTGGGTCGGAGACAGGAAGATCTGCGCCATCG GAATCCACTGCGGTCGATACGTCACGTCTCACGGCTTGGCTCTGAACTGCAACACCGACATGTCGTGGTTCGGCCACATCGTACCGTGCGGCATCGAAGGTAAAGGAGTGACGTCGGTGAGCGCCGAGCTGCAGAGAGACGTCGGCGTGGAGGACGCCATCCCTCACCTGCTGGACGCCTTCAGAGATCAGTTCAACTGTCAGCTGACAGACGGACAAACACCTGAAACGGATCCGGACAGTGGAGCATCATCAGCGTAG